The following coding sequences lie in one Arabidopsis thaliana chromosome 3, partial sequence genomic window:
- a CDS encoding O-Glycosyl hydrolases family 17 protein (O-Glycosyl hydrolases family 17 protein; FUNCTIONS IN: cation binding, hydrolase activity, hydrolyzing O-glycosyl compounds, catalytic activity; INVOLVED IN: carbohydrate metabolic process; LOCATED IN: plant-type cell wall; EXPRESSED IN: 24 plant structures; EXPRESSED DURING: 15 growth stages; CONTAINS InterPro DOMAIN/s: X8 (InterPro:IPR012946), Glycoside hydrolase, catalytic core (InterPro:IPR017853), Glycoside hydrolase, family 17 (InterPro:IPR000490), Glycoside hydrolase, subgroup, catalytic core (InterPro:IPR013781); BEST Arabidopsis thaliana protein match is: O-Glycosyl hydrolases family 17 protein (TAIR:AT3G23770.1); Has 2806 Blast hits to 2728 proteins in 131 species: Archae - 0; Bacteria - 0; Metazoa - 3; Fungi - 5; Plants - 2791; Viruses - 0; Other Eukaryotes - 7 (source: NCBI BLink).), with protein MSLLLHLFALSLLISVSGAKFSGRPGINYGQLGNNLPSPSDSVNLIKSLNAKRVKLYDANPKILAALNGTDITVSVMVPNELLVNISKSASLSDDWIRSNILPFYPTTKIRYLLVGNEILSLPDSELKSSLVPAMRKIQRSLKSLGVKKVKVGTTLATDVLQSSFPPSSGEFREDISGLIMKPMLQFLNRTKSFLFVDVYPYFAWAQDPTHVDLDYAIFESTNVTVTDPVSNLTYHNLFDQMIDAFVFAMKRVGYPDIRIWVAETGWPNNGDYDQIGANIYNAATYNRNVVKKLAADPPVGTPARPGKVLPAFVFALYNENQKTGPGTERHFGLLHPNGTQVYGIDLSGKTEYKESLPAPENNDLYKGKIWCVVAKGANWTQLGDALSYACSQGNNTCDPIQRGGPCQKPDLTVLHASYAFSSYWAQFRKIGGTCSFNGLATQTIKDPSYGRCEFPSVTL; from the exons ATGAGTCTTCTTCTACATCTCTTTGCTCTGTCTCTGCTCATCTCTGTTTCAG gAGCAAAGTTCTCCGGCCGGCCAGGAATCAACTATGGCCAGCTCGGAAACAACCTCCCGTCACCGTCCGACTCAGTCAACCTCATCAAGTCCCTAAACGCGAAACGCGTCAAACTCTACGACGCTAACCCAAAAATCCTCGCCGCGTTAAACGGCACCGACATTACCGTCTCCGTCATGGTCCCAAACGAGCTCCTCGTCAACATCTCCAAATCCGCATCACTCTCCGACGACTGGATCCGATCCAACATCCTCCCGTTTTACCCAACCACCAAGATCCGTTACCTCCTCGTCGGCAACGAGATCCTCTCTTTACCAGACTCTGAGCTCAAATCTTCACTCGTTCCCGCAATGCGCAAGATCCAACGCTCCTTAAAGTCTCTCGGCGTTAAAAAAGTCAAAGTCGGTACTACACTCGCCACCGACGTTCTCCAATCTTCGTTTCCTCCGTCTAGCGGCGAGTTTCGGGAGGATATCTCCGGTTTAATTATGAAACCGATGCTCCAATTCTTAAACCGGACCAAATCTTTCCTATTCGTTGATGTTTACCCGTATTTCGCGTGGGCACAAGATCCGACCCATGTGGATCTCGATTACGCGATTTTCGAATCTACCAACGTCACCGTCACGGATCCGGTTTCGAATCTGACATACCACAACCTATTCGATCAGATGATTGACGCTTTCGTCTTCGCCATGAAACGAGTCGGGTATCCGGATATTCGGATCTGGGTCGCGGAAACGGGTTGGCCCAATAACGGTGACTACGACCAAATTGGAGCGAATATTTACAACGCCGCTACTTACAATCGCAATGTTGTCAAGAAACTCGCCGCTGACCCGCCCGTAGGTACGCCCGCCCGACCCGGAAAGGTTCTACCGGCGTTTGTATTCGCACTTTACAACGAAAATCAGAAAACGGGTCCGGGTACGGAGCGGCATTTCGGACTTTTACATCCGAATGGGACTCAGGTTTACGGGATTGATTTGTCGGGGAAGACGGAGTACAAGGAATCATTGCCGGCGCCGGAGAATAACGACCTGTACAAAGGGAAGATTTGGTGCGTGGTGGCTAAAGGAGCGAATTGGACTCAGCTAGGTGATGCTCTATCGTACGCTTGCTCACAGGGGAATAATACCTGTGACCCGATTCAACGCGGAGGCCCATGTCAGAAACCTGATTTGACCGTTTTGCACGCCAGTTACGCCTTTAGCTCTTATTGGGCCCAATTTCGTAAGATCGGGGGAACTTGCTCCTTCAACGGCTTAGCTACACAAACCATCAAAGATCCAA GTTACGGACGATGTGAGTTTCCGAGCGTGACATTGTGA